One Phycisphaerales bacterium genomic window carries:
- a CDS encoding nucleoside monophosphate kinase, with protein sequence MADRVPTALLFGAPGAGKGTQGKILGQIPGFYHLSCGEVFRTLDIHTPLGRTFYEYSSKGELVPDDVTVDMWKENLHAQMTLSYYKPHAELLVLDGIPRNVKQAKLLEEHIEVKAIVHLVCRDMSAMLMRLRKRALRENRADDAREDVIRRRWEVYEHETRPVLDFYPNKLIHEVDAIGTPVQVLQHTLEALAPIHDRLFGQREMEGDL encoded by the coding sequence ATGGCCGATCGTGTTCCAACCGCGTTGCTGTTCGGCGCTCCCGGAGCGGGCAAGGGCACGCAGGGCAAGATCCTCGGGCAGATCCCGGGGTTCTATCACCTGTCGTGCGGCGAGGTGTTCCGCACGCTGGACATCCACACGCCGCTGGGGCGGACGTTCTACGAGTATTCGTCCAAGGGCGAACTGGTGCCCGACGACGTGACGGTGGACATGTGGAAGGAGAATCTGCACGCGCAGATGACCCTGAGCTACTACAAGCCGCACGCCGAGCTGCTGGTGCTGGACGGGATTCCCCGGAACGTGAAGCAGGCCAAGCTGCTCGAAGAGCACATCGAGGTCAAGGCGATCGTGCACCTGGTCTGCCGGGACATGAGCGCCATGCTGATGCGGCTCCGCAAGCGGGCGTTGCGCGAGAATCGGGCCGATGATGCCAGGGAAGACGTGATCCGTCGGCGGTGGGAGGTTTATGAGCACGAGACGCGTCCCGTGCTGGATTTCTATCCCAACAAGCTGATCCACGAGGTCGACGCCATCGGGACGCCGGTGCAGGTGCTCCAGCACACCCTCGAGGCCTTGGCGCCCATCCACGATCGCTTGTTCGGCCAGCGGGAGATGGAAGGCGATCTGTAG
- a CDS encoding GC-type dockerin domain-anchored protein, producing MQRGTNRLTVMAASAAVLLASSGLALASQQLAKPTQAQTVRVGDGYVRTWTDAGQPMVAISLDGRAEQRVVEQRGTIMLRYAEFDPAGFIPAVPDQLKAVDGNQAFIVQYISQPLEAYGQAIARLGGTVERFLPDQAQIVTIDESMVDAVRALPFVRWVGEYHPAYKLDEPDLQRLALSGSGDSTTFQRYSIQTLRRGEGSLKGLAQHIRAMGAAIDLESEPVGRLQAWLTDAQLLAVAQRSDVLFMDVRGEPEPDVDIARMIGGADYVENETGYSGEGVRAEVMDSGLYLSHQEFSGMSPAPLLHGAVGSQSHGTSVFSIVFAPGTNPQARGFLPDAEQTIIAAYGALGDRYAHTARLVDPSGPYRAVFQTNSWGDPRTTDYTTVSAEMDDILFDHNITITQSQSNSGSTPSRPQAWAKNIVAVGGINHFGTLTRTDDRHGGSAGSTGPASDGRIKPDLSHFYDSTIAATTGSPTSYTQFGGTSGATPITAGHIGLFYQMWNEGVFGPVAVPGGTVFENRPVSSTAKAMMINTGLQYDFASSSDDLNRMRQGWGLADVGKLYDERERFFIVDANQPVTPLSANSYPLKVASDEPDLRVTMVYRDPSGTTSSSKHRINDLTLKVTSPSGAVYYGNNGLTNGNFSTPGGSPNDLDNVENVFVDSPEGGVWTVEVLGDEINQDGHPATAELDSVYSLVVAGVTPAIGMSLVSDVPDIALPGTALNVEVEVIEGDEMLVGSPSIYYDMTGSGFTRADMTLSGDTWVFDLPETTCGTSPAFYMEVTGDGGTVVTLPALGADGPYTVDRIGEDLDYGMFDFETVSGWNMSGTTISGDWELGTPDGFRGAPDNDFDGSGQAFVTGNERGEDVDGGPTILTSPVFLLAGAPADVTLRYARWFWNDDQRAGLTDNDRLLVEITDGTGWTTIESVDHAAGGEDWTEMEIAVTDYVDLTNAVQLRFSVADSPNDSATEASVDAVSVRGFRCDDGTGCRADFDGNGELDIFDFLAFQNAFASGDLAADFDGDGELNIFDFLAFQNEFAAGC from the coding sequence ATGCAGCGTGGAACTAATCGATTGACGGTGATGGCGGCTTCGGCGGCGGTGCTGCTGGCCAGCAGTGGTCTGGCCTTGGCGTCGCAGCAGCTTGCCAAGCCGACGCAAGCGCAGACCGTTCGTGTTGGCGACGGCTACGTCCGGACGTGGACCGACGCGGGCCAGCCGATGGTGGCAATCAGCCTCGACGGCCGGGCCGAGCAGCGTGTGGTGGAACAGCGCGGCACGATCATGCTGCGTTATGCCGAGTTCGATCCTGCCGGCTTCATTCCGGCGGTGCCCGATCAGCTCAAGGCCGTGGACGGCAACCAGGCATTCATCGTGCAGTACATCAGCCAGCCGCTCGAGGCGTACGGCCAGGCGATCGCTCGCCTGGGCGGCACGGTCGAGCGCTTCCTGCCCGACCAGGCACAGATCGTGACGATCGACGAGAGCATGGTCGATGCCGTTCGTGCATTGCCCTTCGTGCGGTGGGTGGGCGAGTATCACCCGGCCTACAAGCTCGACGAGCCGGACCTGCAGCGCCTGGCGCTGAGCGGTTCGGGTGACTCGACGACGTTCCAGCGTTATTCGATCCAGACGCTGCGTCGCGGCGAGGGTTCGCTGAAGGGCTTGGCACAGCACATCCGCGCGATGGGCGCGGCGATCGACCTGGAGTCCGAGCCGGTCGGCCGCCTGCAGGCCTGGCTGACCGACGCACAGCTGCTGGCGGTCGCCCAGCGCAGCGACGTGCTCTTCATGGACGTGCGCGGCGAGCCCGAGCCGGACGTGGACATCGCCCGCATGATCGGCGGCGCCGATTACGTCGAGAACGAGACCGGCTACAGCGGCGAGGGCGTTCGCGCCGAGGTCATGGACAGCGGCCTGTACCTGAGCCACCAGGAGTTCAGCGGCATGAGCCCGGCTCCGTTGCTGCACGGCGCCGTGGGCAGCCAGTCGCACGGCACGAGCGTGTTCAGCATCGTGTTCGCGCCGGGCACCAACCCGCAGGCTCGCGGCTTCCTGCCCGATGCCGAGCAGACGATCATCGCGGCGTACGGCGCCCTGGGCGACCGCTACGCGCACACGGCGCGTCTGGTCGATCCGTCGGGCCCGTACCGCGCGGTGTTCCAGACCAACAGCTGGGGCGACCCTCGCACGACTGATTACACGACCGTGTCGGCCGAGATGGACGACATCCTGTTCGACCACAACATCACGATTACCCAGAGCCAGTCGAACTCGGGCAGCACGCCCAGCCGTCCCCAGGCCTGGGCGAAGAACATCGTGGCCGTCGGTGGCATCAACCACTTCGGCACGCTGACGCGGACCGACGACCGCCACGGCGGCAGCGCGGGCAGCACGGGTCCGGCTTCGGACGGGCGCATCAAGCCCGATCTGAGCCACTTCTACGACTCGACCATCGCGGCGACCACCGGTTCGCCCACGTCGTACACGCAATTCGGTGGCACGTCGGGCGCTACGCCCATTACCGCCGGCCACATCGGCCTGTTCTACCAGATGTGGAACGAGGGCGTGTTCGGTCCGGTGGCGGTGCCCGGTGGCACGGTCTTCGAGAACCGTCCGGTGTCGAGCACGGCCAAGGCCATGATGATCAACACGGGCCTGCAGTATGACTTTGCCAGCTCGAGCGACGACCTGAACCGTATGCGTCAGGGCTGGGGCCTTGCCGACGTGGGCAAGCTCTACGACGAGCGCGAGCGGTTCTTCATCGTCGACGCCAACCAGCCGGTGACCCCGCTGAGCGCCAACAGCTACCCGCTGAAGGTCGCCAGCGACGAGCCGGATCTGCGCGTGACGATGGTGTACCGCGATCCGAGCGGCACGACGTCGTCGAGCAAGCACCGCATCAACGACCTGACCCTGAAGGTGACCTCGCCCAGCGGCGCGGTGTACTACGGCAACAACGGCCTGACCAACGGCAACTTCTCCACGCCCGGCGGCTCGCCCAACGATCTTGACAACGTCGAGAACGTGTTCGTCGATTCGCCCGAGGGCGGCGTATGGACCGTGGAGGTCCTTGGCGACGAGATCAACCAGGACGGCCATCCCGCGACGGCCGAGCTCGACTCGGTGTACTCGCTGGTGGTTGCTGGCGTGACCCCGGCGATCGGCATGTCGCTGGTTTCGGATGTTCCGGACATCGCGCTTCCGGGCACGGCCCTGAACGTCGAAGTCGAGGTCATCGAAGGCGACGAGATGCTCGTCGGCTCGCCGTCGATCTACTACGACATGACCGGCTCGGGCTTCACCCGCGCCGACATGACCCTCTCGGGCGACACCTGGGTCTTCGACCTGCCCGAGACCACGTGCGGCACGAGCCCGGCGTTCTACATGGAGGTCACCGGCGACGGCGGCACCGTGGTGACGCTGCCGGCCCTGGGCGCCGATGGTCCCTACACGGTGGATCGCATCGGTGAGGACCTGGACTACGGCATGTTCGACTTCGAGACCGTTTCCGGCTGGAACATGTCGGGCACGACCATCAGCGGCGACTGGGAGCTGGGCACGCCCGATGGCTTCCGCGGCGCTCCGGACAACGACTTCGATGGCTCGGGCCAGGCCTTCGTGACCGGCAACGAGCGCGGCGAGGACGTGGACGGTGGTCCGACGATCCTGACGTCGCCGGTATTCCTGCTGGCCGGTGCTCCGGCTGACGTGACCCTGCGGTACGCCCGCTGGTTCTGGAACGACGATCAGCGTGCGGGCCTGACCGACAACGATCGCCTGCTGGTCGAGATCACCGACGGCACGGGTTGGACGACCATCGAGTCGGTCGACCACGCCGCCGGTGGCGAGGACTGGACCGAGATGGAGATCGCCGTCACCGACTACGTTGACCTGACCAACGCGGTGCAGCTGCGCTTCAGCGTGGCCGACAGCCCCAACGACTCGGCGACCGAGGCGTCGGTGGATGCGGTCAGCGTGCGTGGCTTCCGCTGCGACGACGGCACCGGTTGCCGGGCCGATTTCGATGGCAATGGCGAGCTGGACATCTTCGACTTCCTGGCGTTCCAGAACGCCTTTGCGTCGGGTGATCTGGCCGCGGACTTCGATGGCGACGGTGAGTTGAACATCTTCGACTTCCTGGCGTTCCAGAACGAGTTCGCCGCGGGTTGCTGA